A stretch of the Sulfurimonas sp. HSL3-1 genome encodes the following:
- a CDS encoding FlxA-like family protein, which translates to MKSSSVKLIILLLAMAFGVNLIIVLWCPKVYVSLGLATSNILNDNDVWAFRGQIGDVLAGHFTAISMLFVLWGLLQQQESIKQMNTSIEKQTEALTNQQEEIRLQNESLQAQVSEMQAQKEEMKQQKIEFERSNILATYERYFNRLSHLINAFEFDIVQSTTFHRQGLAALWKYKDTLEIYKVSDTVQEDLGKILAYLNYIYMNIQQIEKQHEKTKAILMSDLQQYLRQINFSETASIFALLFINKHPKSRYSLQEIVGAFSLAGASKEHQMELESIIRKLIENQRDDIHWKKPFLSDFSKAGIVKFLYPELVKLYDKTI; encoded by the coding sequence ATGAAATCTTCCAGCGTAAAACTAATTATTCTCCTTCTAGCGATGGCATTTGGAGTAAATCTTATCATCGTTCTGTGGTGCCCTAAAGTATATGTCAGTCTTGGCCTTGCTACTTCAAACATATTAAATGATAACGACGTTTGGGCATTCCGAGGACAAATTGGTGACGTTCTCGCAGGCCACTTTACAGCGATATCTATGCTTTTTGTCCTTTGGGGACTCTTACAGCAACAAGAAAGCATAAAACAGATGAACACTTCCATCGAGAAACAGACTGAAGCACTTACTAACCAACAAGAGGAAATTCGTTTACAAAATGAATCGTTACAGGCCCAAGTGTCTGAAATGCAAGCACAAAAAGAAGAGATGAAACAGCAAAAGATCGAGTTTGAGAGGAGTAATATACTAGCAACATATGAACGTTACTTTAATAGGCTAAGTCATCTTATCAATGCATTTGAATTTGACATAGTCCAGTCAACAACATTTCATAGGCAGGGATTAGCTGCACTTTGGAAGTACAAAGATACATTAGAAATATACAAAGTTTCTGATACTGTGCAAGAAGATCTGGGAAAAATTCTTGCGTACTTAAATTACATTTACATGAATATACAGCAGATCGAAAAGCAGCATGAGAAAACTAAAGCTATACTTATGAGCGACCTGCAACAATATTTAAGACAAATAAATTTCTCCGAAACAGCTTCAATATTCGCATTGCTCTTTATCAACAAACACCCTAAAAGCAGATATTCTCTCCAAGAGATAGTTGGTGCCTTTAGTTTGGCTGGTGCCAGTAAAGAACACCAGATGGAACTAGAGTCTATCATTAGGAAATTAATTGAAAACCAAAGAGATGATATTCATTGGAAAAAACCATTTTTAAGTGACTTTTCAAAAGCGGGTATAGTGAAATTTTTATATCCAGAGCTTGTAAAGCTTTACGACAAAACCATCTAG
- a CDS encoding tetratricopeptide repeat protein, whose protein sequence is MIQEAHNAYNKQDFATAFALYSDLAEAGNADAQASLGYMYQQGQGTAVDDAAALKWYEKAAEQKQPYALFNLAILYANGLGGVAHDQFKAHEYYLDAAVHEVPQAMYETAMMLERGLGCVQNYSEAAFWYEEAAKRGHREAFNNLGVFYKEGHGVHQDFDRAYVCFSRAAEAGLAQAQFNLGLLYDQGLGVEEDHDKALEWCRKAAYNGHEKAKEIIKGLQDEGKIVF, encoded by the coding sequence ATGATTCAAGAAGCCCATAACGCCTACAATAAGCAGGATTTTGCTACCGCGTTCGCCCTCTACAGCGACCTCGCCGAAGCCGGAAACGCGGATGCGCAGGCCTCTTTAGGCTACATGTACCAGCAGGGGCAGGGCACGGCCGTCGATGATGCCGCAGCACTGAAATGGTATGAAAAAGCCGCCGAGCAGAAACAGCCCTACGCGCTTTTCAACCTCGCCATCCTCTACGCTAACGGCCTCGGCGGCGTTGCCCACGACCAGTTCAAAGCCCACGAATACTACCTTGATGCCGCCGTGCATGAAGTTCCGCAGGCGATGTACGAGACGGCGATGATGCTTGAGCGGGGACTGGGCTGCGTGCAGAACTACTCGGAGGCAGCCTTCTGGTACGAAGAGGCCGCCAAGCGCGGCCACCGCGAAGCCTTCAACAACCTCGGCGTCTTCTACAAGGAGGGCCACGGCGTCCACCAGGACTTCGATCGCGCCTACGTCTGCTTCTCCCGCGCGGCGGAGGCGGGACTGGCACAGGCGCAATTCAACCTCGGCCTCCTCTACGACCAGGGGCTCGGTGTCGAAGAGGACCACGACAAAGCACTCGAGTGGTGCCGCAAAGCCGCCTACAACGGCCACGAAAAAGCCAAAGAGATCATCAAGGGTCTGCAGGACGAAGGGAAGATCGTTTTCTGA
- a CDS encoding tyrosine-type recombinase/integrase has translation MEAVAYVKRTSKGLYKYRRRTPLELQDFIQSKEIIKSLGRDYKEASMRALDITQAISEAIQLTKLSSIPGSVVLSLLVEKLNVSSINTSTKEDQRKISYISKLYLNQSQVTTKEYEARVYYYTQLLPAVLYVLFKSADMDINELNPDKLVKIRKLIYQLPNKNHGDYKQIELTDLLRRIHKKSIMIPEEHRMSVVTINMHLKRVKSLLFYAKDEGLYTGNIPKQYTLQKKGTGSSRTERESLSPEERLTVFEAIDDADLLYVYKVLYYSGMRRSELYKCSLKEIEGVLCFDLTKSVEGLKTKSSYRVIPVHPVLMGRIEEFGSIVSSIKEQRMTKAFTRVLKKTLAEPDRKSLYSLRHSFATDLISNGVQPEIVSELMGHAHNTMTLSRYVKGYPVETLKKAIETLK, from the coding sequence ATGGAAGCCGTAGCTTACGTTAAGAGAACTTCAAAGGGGCTTTATAAGTATAGAAGACGAACACCACTGGAGCTCCAAGACTTCATACAGTCCAAAGAGATAATCAAGTCATTAGGTAGAGATTACAAAGAAGCTTCTATGAGAGCCTTAGATATCACCCAGGCAATCTCAGAGGCTATCCAACTTACCAAGCTAAGCTCTATTCCTGGCTCTGTAGTTTTGTCTTTGCTTGTTGAGAAGCTCAACGTCTCCTCGATAAACACAAGCACCAAAGAAGACCAGAGGAAAATCTCGTATATCTCAAAGCTCTATCTGAATCAATCCCAGGTAACCACAAAGGAATACGAGGCTCGAGTTTACTACTACACCCAGTTATTGCCAGCAGTTCTATATGTGCTTTTCAAAAGTGCTGACATGGATATCAATGAGCTAAATCCAGATAAGCTTGTGAAAATTCGCAAGCTGATTTATCAGCTCCCCAATAAGAATCATGGGGATTATAAACAGATAGAACTGACTGACCTCCTGAGACGGATTCATAAGAAGAGCATTATGATCCCAGAGGAACACCGTATGAGTGTGGTAACGATAAATATGCACCTCAAGCGAGTTAAGTCACTCCTCTTCTATGCAAAAGACGAGGGGCTCTACACCGGTAACATCCCGAAGCAATACACATTACAAAAGAAGGGAACTGGCTCAAGCAGAACAGAGCGTGAATCCTTGTCACCTGAGGAGCGCTTGACGGTTTTTGAAGCGATAGACGATGCTGACCTTCTGTACGTTTACAAAGTGCTGTATTACTCAGGTATGAGGCGCTCAGAGCTATACAAATGTTCGCTGAAAGAGATTGAAGGCGTATTGTGTTTTGACCTTACTAAATCAGTCGAAGGGCTCAAGACGAAGAGCAGTTACAGAGTCATCCCGGTACACCCTGTGCTCATGGGTAGGATTGAGGAGTTTGGCTCTATTGTCTCCAGTATCAAAGAGCAGCGGATGACTAAGGCGTTCACCAGGGTGCTTAAGAAGACGCTAGCAGAGCCCGACAGGAAATCCCTCTATAGTCTCCGTCATTCATTTGCTACGGACCTTATATCCAATGGTGTACAACCTGAAATTGTGTCTGAACTCATGGGACACGCTCACAACACTATGACACTCAGTCGATACGTGAAAGGCTATCCTGTAGAAACACTCAAAAAGGCTATAGAGACTCTGAAGTAG
- a CDS encoding endonuclease, translated as MKKQLLLLIVPVILIASPSFNQSKRLLKDIYSNHQTTFYCGCDYTYANKGNMIDRASCGYSPRNPKTKKGKDNMRARRIEWEHIMPAENFGRHLPCWKEGGRKHCRKVSEKFREMEADMMNLVPAIGELNGDRSNYRYGALEPHVGQYGECRFEVDFKGRRAMVSPNIRGDIARVYLYMSKRYGIPLSKQERKMMEVWAKEDPESAWEREKLKRLRKLND; from the coding sequence ATGAAAAAACAGCTACTGCTTTTGATAGTACCAGTAATCCTAATAGCTTCTCCATCTTTCAATCAATCAAAACGCCTTCTAAAGGACATCTATAGCAACCACCAGACCACCTTCTACTGTGGCTGTGACTACACCTACGCAAACAAAGGGAACATGATCGACCGTGCTAGCTGTGGCTATTCCCCCCGTAATCCAAAGACCAAGAAGGGGAAAGACAATATGAGAGCCAGACGGATCGAGTGGGAGCACATAATGCCCGCTGAGAACTTTGGCAGACACCTCCCGTGCTGGAAAGAGGGAGGGCGTAAACACTGTCGTAAGGTGTCCGAGAAGTTCCGCGAGATGGAAGCCGATATGATGAACCTTGTGCCAGCCATAGGGGAGCTCAATGGAGACCGCTCTAATTACCGTTATGGAGCCCTTGAGCCGCATGTGGGTCAGTATGGGGAATGCCGCTTTGAGGTGGACTTTAAAGGGCGTAGAGCGATGGTGTCACCTAACATCAGAGGCGATATTGCCAGGGTGTATCTGTACATGAGTAAAAGGTACGGTATACCACTCTCCAAGCAGGAACGTAAGATGATGGAAGTGTGGGCTAAAGAGGACCCTGAGAGTGCTTGGGAACGTGAGAAGTTAAAAAGGCTTAGGAAGTTAAATGATTGA
- a CDS encoding sodium-dependent transporter, which translates to MKIARFSRIGFILAAAGSAVGLGNIWKFPYITGEYGGGAFVMVYLFTVMLIGFSVMIAELLIGYLSRRDTLTAFEVLAPRHKAAWKWGGFMAFTGLLIMTFYSVVIGWIFNYIFVSLGNLPSSPEEAAGLFKTMLGSDVKTQIFYHTLAFAIITAIVIRGIKGGIEKLNLVLMPMLFLIVGGMFLYATTQTAFAQAWDFMFSADWSKLNSEAFVTAVGHAFFTLSLGMGSLLTYSASLPKESNLVKSALVVVALDTGIALLAGLMLFTFLYQYGAEPSAGPGLVFISLPAVFYEMGTLGNVFAMLFFISLAFAGLTSAVSLVEPMVQLAIDRFGWSRFKASATMGLFFYLVGIAVIYSGSSDYGALLTWDGKNLFDWIDYITAAILLPTGGLVMAIFIGYVIEPNRVEAALKQQMGFAYGIWHFSLRYIAPVALVIVMLNMMGILKV; encoded by the coding sequence ATGAAAATAGCACGTTTTAGCCGAATAGGGTTTATCCTCGCCGCCGCCGGGAGTGCGGTCGGGCTGGGCAATATCTGGAAATTCCCCTACATCACGGGGGAGTACGGCGGCGGCGCCTTCGTCATGGTCTATCTTTTTACCGTGATGCTGATAGGTTTTTCGGTCATGATCGCCGAACTGCTTATCGGCTACCTTAGCCGCCGCGACACGCTGACGGCCTTCGAAGTGCTGGCCCCGCGGCATAAAGCTGCGTGGAAATGGGGCGGTTTCATGGCTTTTACGGGCCTGCTCATCATGACCTTTTACTCCGTCGTCATCGGCTGGATCTTCAACTACATCTTTGTCTCTCTCGGCAATCTTCCCTCCTCGCCGGAAGAGGCCGCAGGGCTCTTTAAGACGATGCTGGGATCGGATGTCAAAACCCAGATCTTCTACCACACCCTCGCCTTCGCGATCATCACCGCCATTGTCATCCGCGGGATCAAGGGCGGTATCGAAAAGCTGAACCTCGTGCTGATGCCGATGCTCTTCCTTATCGTCGGCGGGATGTTCCTCTACGCAACGACCCAGACGGCGTTTGCACAGGCGTGGGATTTCATGTTCAGCGCCGACTGGAGCAAGCTCAACTCCGAGGCCTTCGTGACCGCCGTCGGGCACGCCTTTTTCACCCTCTCGCTCGGGATGGGCTCCCTGCTCACCTACTCGGCCTCCCTGCCCAAGGAGAGCAACCTCGTCAAAAGTGCCCTCGTCGTCGTGGCGCTTGATACGGGCATCGCCCTGTTGGCGGGGCTGATGCTCTTTACCTTCCTCTACCAGTACGGCGCGGAGCCCTCCGCCGGTCCGGGTCTCGTCTTTATCTCGCTGCCGGCGGTCTTTTACGAGATGGGGACGCTCGGCAACGTTTTTGCCATGCTCTTTTTCATCTCCCTCGCTTTCGCGGGGCTCACCTCTGCCGTCTCCCTCGTCGAGCCGATGGTCCAGCTGGCCATAGACCGTTTCGGGTGGAGCCGTTTCAAGGCGTCGGCGACGATGGGGCTCTTCTTCTACCTTGTGGGTATCGCCGTTATCTATTCGGGGAGCAGTGATTACGGCGCGCTGCTCACCTGGGACGGCAAGAACCTTTTCGACTGGATCGACTATATCACCGCGGCGATCCTGCTCCCGACGGGCGGGCTCGTCATGGCGATCTTTATCGGTTACGTCATCGAACCGAACCGCGTTGAAGCGGCGTTGAAACAGCAAATGGGCTTTGCCTACGGCATCTGGCACTTCAGCCTGCGCTATATCGCGCCGGTGGCGCTCGTTATCGTCATGCTGAATATGATGGGAATTCTGAAGGTATAA
- a CDS encoding phosphatase PAP2 family protein yields MYQKLRECFLLAIFTLPTFAAAQDYQYQNGTYFDMGVASKTFKKVLFAVPSDLYNFAVDPFLYPEKSLTALGIVGGLVLVDKPTTTFYQENIESNINYSLDTIFPNSGMTKLMRRGADSWLTYGMAFSYLGGVAFGDERTQAAALLAIKATAYSYAISHVILKTLTGRQRPMDDLKNCTDSRSIYHTCDPYDFGNWHWPPTFNTEQDGTSMPSFHTTMYFSVARVVAEVYDSYWLPYLGAGVLFASAIKGHQHWVSDLVAGGIIGTWIGHEVVYSYTKNAQGERAQTYTISPTPYGFVVSIAF; encoded by the coding sequence ATGTATCAAAAACTTCGAGAATGCTTTTTACTCGCTATCTTTACCCTTCCCACATTTGCCGCCGCGCAAGATTATCAGTATCAAAACGGCACCTATTTTGATATGGGGGTCGCCTCCAAAACCTTCAAGAAAGTCCTCTTCGCCGTGCCCTCCGATCTGTACAACTTTGCGGTCGACCCCTTTTTATACCCGGAAAAATCGCTGACGGCTCTGGGTATCGTCGGCGGGCTCGTGCTGGTCGACAAGCCCACGACGACGTTTTACCAGGAGAACATCGAGTCCAATATCAACTACTCCCTGGACACGATCTTCCCCAATAGCGGTATGACAAAATTGATGCGGCGCGGTGCCGACAGCTGGCTGACGTACGGCATGGCTTTCTCCTATCTTGGAGGGGTTGCCTTCGGTGACGAACGTACGCAAGCTGCTGCGCTGTTAGCGATAAAGGCCACGGCTTACTCTTATGCCATCAGCCACGTCATCCTGAAAACCCTTACGGGCAGACAGCGTCCGATGGACGATCTGAAAAACTGCACGGATTCGAGAAGCATTTACCATACCTGCGACCCCTATGATTTCGGGAACTGGCACTGGCCGCCGACATTTAACACGGAGCAGGACGGGACCTCCATGCCCTCGTTTCATACGACGATGTATTTCAGCGTCGCACGCGTCGTCGCCGAAGTCTACGACTCGTATTGGCTCCCCTATCTGGGTGCCGGTGTTTTGTTTGCATCCGCTATCAAAGGACATCAGCACTGGGTCAGCGACCTTGTAGCCGGCGGTATTATCGGGACCTGGATCGGGCATGAAGTCGTCTACAGCTACACCAAAAACGCGCAAGGAGAAAGGGCGCAAACTTACACCATCTCTCCTACCCCATACGGCTTCGTCGTCTCCATTGCCTTCTAG
- a CDS encoding TonB-dependent receptor, translating to MKPIVLSLAASALLSSALYAEGITLEALTVTSSPLHNTELNAADSVEVYTAEEIEKAHVQSLYEFITLQTSLFALPSYGNPMAQRLDLHGYGIENGYQNIVVTLNGRRLNNIDMVPQLLSSIAPSDIERLEIVKGGGIVLGGDGANAGAIHIVTKNDSSKEVRFYGGIYGTYDAAFRVGHSDELLTVSASGEAYHTAGTRHIDAAQKRDEQKLANGTFDLALTPSDLFEFRLGAQSSRIDAAYGSTLTQSEYNDDPAQPGAFPAPAYQQYDVDAFTAGLTLSPTADLSVSLDTSVEKKKSVYDLPAWFYRSTATYDYRTAALALDFARGGLQLSLGGTLFDGSRNGGATAFAIANETTKKNAAAYALAQYRTGAHTLKAGYRYETVKYDYSDANNSLARSETLHGIEAGYNFRLSPERSLFVSYAHAYQAPDVDRFFNRDFSGNVTFNGFIDPMTSDTVTAGYTAVTAANKFKLSAYYAALENEIYYYSDPAYIASVNTNIDRSHKIGVDLFEQWKVTEGFALSFNYNYVQAVIDKEVQNGEDFGGNDLPGVSPHTVKAALTILPTDALSVTLSHTYRSQAYAMNDFGNSFAQKQRAFNSTDVVVNYETASYALFAKINNMFDNANGLWVADDAIYPVNFTTTALAGATLKF from the coding sequence ATGAAACCCATCGTACTCTCCCTCGCCGCGTCCGCCCTCCTGAGCAGCGCCCTTTACGCCGAAGGCATCACCCTCGAGGCCCTGACCGTCACTTCCAGTCCCCTGCACAACACCGAGCTCAACGCCGCCGACAGTGTCGAGGTCTACACGGCCGAGGAGATCGAAAAGGCCCACGTCCAGTCGCTCTACGAGTTCATCACCCTGCAGACCTCCCTCTTTGCGCTGCCCTCCTACGGCAACCCGATGGCCCAGCGGCTCGACCTGCACGGCTACGGCATCGAGAACGGCTACCAGAACATCGTCGTCACCCTCAACGGCCGCCGCCTCAACAACATCGACATGGTCCCGCAGTTGCTCAGTTCCATCGCCCCCTCCGACATCGAACGCCTCGAGATCGTCAAAGGGGGCGGGATCGTCCTTGGCGGCGACGGCGCCAACGCGGGAGCGATCCACATCGTCACCAAAAACGACAGCAGCAAAGAGGTGCGTTTCTACGGCGGCATCTACGGTACCTACGACGCGGCGTTCCGTGTCGGCCACAGCGACGAGCTCCTGACGGTTTCCGCCTCCGGCGAAGCCTACCACACCGCCGGCACGCGCCATATCGATGCCGCGCAGAAACGAGACGAACAAAAGCTGGCAAACGGCACCTTCGACCTTGCGCTGACGCCAAGCGATCTCTTCGAATTCCGCCTCGGTGCGCAATCAAGCCGCATCGACGCCGCCTACGGAAGCACCCTGACCCAAAGCGAGTACAACGACGACCCCGCCCAACCGGGCGCCTTCCCGGCCCCGGCCTACCAGCAGTACGACGTCGATGCCTTCACTGCCGGCCTGACCCTCTCCCCGACGGCCGACCTCTCCGTCTCACTTGATACCTCTGTGGAGAAGAAAAAATCCGTCTACGACCTTCCCGCCTGGTTCTACCGCAGCACGGCCACCTACGACTACCGCACGGCGGCGCTGGCCCTCGACTTCGCGCGTGGCGGCCTGCAGCTCTCCCTGGGCGGCACACTCTTCGACGGCAGCCGGAACGGCGGCGCGACGGCCTTTGCGATCGCCAACGAAACGACCAAAAAGAATGCGGCGGCCTATGCGCTGGCACAGTACCGCACGGGGGCCCATACCCTCAAGGCGGGCTACCGCTATGAGACCGTCAAGTACGACTACAGCGACGCGAACAACTCCCTGGCGCGCTCCGAAACCCTTCACGGCATCGAAGCGGGCTACAACTTCCGTCTCAGCCCGGAGCGTTCCCTCTTTGTCAGCTACGCCCACGCCTACCAGGCACCCGACGTCGACCGTTTCTTCAACAGGGATTTCAGCGGCAACGTCACTTTCAACGGTTTTATCGACCCGATGACCTCCGACACCGTCACGGCGGGCTATACGGCGGTGACGGCAGCGAACAAGTTCAAGCTCTCCGCCTATTACGCCGCGCTTGAAAACGAGATCTACTACTACAGCGACCCCGCTTATATCGCCTCGGTCAACACGAATATCGACCGTTCCCACAAGATCGGCGTCGATCTGTTCGAACAGTGGAAGGTCACGGAAGGGTTCGCCCTCTCGTTCAACTACAACTACGTGCAGGCGGTCATCGACAAAGAAGTCCAGAACGGCGAGGATTTCGGCGGCAACGACTTGCCGGGCGTCAGCCCCCACACCGTGAAAGCGGCCCTCACGATCCTGCCGACGGACGCGCTGAGCGTCACCCTCTCGCACACCTACCGTTCGCAGGCCTACGCCATGAACGACTTCGGCAACAGCTTCGCGCAGAAGCAGCGTGCCTTCAACAGCACCGACGTCGTCGTGAATTATGAGACGGCCTCTTATGCGCTTTTTGCTAAAATCAACAACATGTTCGACAACGCAAACGGCCTCTGGGTCGCAGACGACGCCATCTACCCCGTCAATTTCACCACTACCGCCCTCGCCGGGGCCACGCTGAAGTTCTAG
- a CDS encoding antA/AntB antirepressor family protein has translation MGSTNAVNAREFWEQLEVKTRFNDWIRRRIEDSMFVEGQDYLVVTQTRVTEGTEYIVSLKMAKHIAMMERTGKGYEVRQYINHTHK, from the coding sequence TTGGGATCAACAAACGCCGTCAACGCACGGGAATTTTGGGAGCAACTGGAGGTTAAGACCCGCTTCAACGACTGGATAAGACGGCGCATAGAGGATTCCATGTTTGTCGAAGGGCAGGATTATCTTGTCGTTACTCAAACACGAGTAACGGAGGGGACTGAGTACATCGTCTCCCTCAAAATGGCAAAGCACATCGCAATGATGGAAAGAACTGGGAAAGGGTATGAGGTTCGCCAGTATATCAATCACACCCACAAGTAG
- the ribE gene encoding riboflavin synthase, whose amino-acid sequence MFTGLIREMATVKRFSGERLSLKAAYRPKLGDSIAINGACLSVVSLESDGFTVELSPETQGIIATENLKGHVHIEPAMQFGDRLEGHIVQGHIDTVGTVKRITDNGNSYDVVIEVDKKFIPYIVPKGSIAIDGVSLTVNDVYESSFRLTIIPITMRETLFGSYSSGTKVNIETDMFARYIAHFLAHKDAKLDWETAERFTALY is encoded by the coding sequence ATGTTTACAGGGTTGATCCGGGAGATGGCGACGGTGAAGCGGTTCAGCGGAGAGCGCCTGAGCCTCAAAGCCGCCTACCGCCCGAAACTCGGCGACTCCATCGCCATCAACGGCGCCTGCCTCAGCGTCGTCTCCCTGGAGAGCGACGGGTTTACCGTCGAGCTCTCCCCCGAAACCCAGGGGATCATCGCGACGGAGAACCTCAAAGGGCACGTGCATATCGAACCGGCCATGCAGTTCGGCGACCGGCTCGAGGGGCACATCGTCCAGGGGCACATCGATACCGTCGGCACCGTCAAGCGCATCACCGACAACGGCAACAGCTACGACGTCGTCATCGAAGTCGACAAGAAGTTCATCCCCTACATCGTCCCCAAAGGCTCCATCGCCATCGACGGCGTCAGCCTCACCGTCAATGACGTTTACGAGAGCAGCTTCCGTCTCACCATCATCCCCATCACGATGCGCGAAACCCTCTTCGGCAGTTACAGCAGCGGTACGAAGGTGAATATCGAAACGGACATGTTCGCCCGCTATATCGCCCACTTCCTGGCCCACAAGGATGCGAAACTCGACTGGGAAACCGCCGAGCGCTTTACGGCGCTTTACTAA
- a CDS encoding MotA/TolQ/ExbB proton channel family protein: protein MVIEEDLAALSQRFKRHTLCGIRLFWLMSLPLLLWLFAMAGFAGLVNFNVELHSVIMMGAIFLIWLFFAPHNAYYASCKLRRGFGNIQRALAAFINKNILAVAGIEKANTTLDDFLTESAGTIRNENFSSVAAGIFPTLGILGTFISIAISMPDFSAQTSEVLEQEISRLLGGVGTAFYVSIYGIFLSIWWIFFEKSGISRFDRDVAELREVTRPFFWEQKEIEQTYYRNSLAHFEKLDTLFDAMSSRDFVTELNRTLEQRLHIFGQIIDREQQAAETFGQLMAQSGTLFDRLAKEQTASAEALQRVGLGVERFAAQMREEHERMEQRQHTLAREYQHGVTVAETLGGEIARLSEALANLNAGNVRELYSGVLANIESMKQEIDRVGVQFDEHIRGFDAQFLEKLQRTLKLIDSETAQIVEQIARLNKSDGETR, encoded by the coding sequence ATGGTTATTGAAGAGGATCTCGCGGCGCTGTCCCAGCGCTTTAAACGCCACACGCTCTGCGGCATCCGCCTGTTCTGGCTGATGTCGCTGCCGCTGCTGCTCTGGCTCTTCGCCATGGCGGGGTTCGCGGGGCTTGTGAACTTCAACGTCGAACTGCACAGTGTCATCATGATGGGGGCTATCTTCCTGATCTGGCTCTTTTTCGCTCCGCACAACGCCTACTACGCCTCGTGCAAACTCCGCCGCGGTTTCGGCAACATCCAGCGGGCACTGGCGGCCTTCATCAACAAAAACATCCTCGCCGTCGCCGGGATCGAGAAGGCGAACACGACGCTTGACGATTTCCTCACCGAGTCGGCGGGGACGATACGTAACGAAAATTTCTCCTCCGTGGCCGCCGGGATCTTCCCGACGCTGGGTATCCTGGGGACCTTTATCAGCATCGCCATCTCGATGCCGGATTTTTCCGCCCAGACCTCCGAAGTGCTCGAGCAGGAGATCTCGCGGCTGCTCGGCGGGGTGGGAACGGCCTTTTACGTCTCCATCTACGGTATCTTCCTCTCCATCTGGTGGATTTTCTTTGAAAAGAGCGGCATCAGCCGCTTTGATCGGGACGTGGCGGAGCTTCGCGAGGTGACACGCCCCTTCTTCTGGGAGCAAAAAGAGATCGAGCAGACCTACTACCGCAACAGCCTGGCCCACTTCGAGAAGCTCGACACGCTCTTCGATGCGATGAGCTCGCGCGATTTTGTCACGGAGCTGAACCGTACCCTCGAGCAGCGTCTGCACATCTTCGGCCAGATCATCGACCGGGAGCAGCAGGCGGCGGAAACGTTCGGGCAGCTGATGGCGCAGAGCGGTACACTGTTTGACCGCCTCGCCAAGGAGCAGACCGCTTCGGCGGAAGCGCTGCAGCGTGTCGGCCTGGGCGTGGAGCGTTTCGCGGCGCAGATGCGTGAAGAGCATGAGCGGATGGAGCAGCGCCAGCACACCCTGGCCCGGGAGTACCAGCACGGCGTGACTGTCGCCGAGACCCTGGGCGGAGAGATCGCGCGGCTCAGCGAGGCGCTGGCCAACCTCAATGCCGGCAACGTCCGGGAGCTTTACAGCGGGGTGCTTGCCAACATCGAATCGATGAAACAGGAGATCGACCGGGTCGGCGTGCAGTTTGACGAACATATCCGCGGCTTCGACGCGCAGTTCCTGGAAAAACTGCAGCGTACTTTGAAACTGATCGATTCGGAGACGGCGCAGATCGTCGAGCAGATCGCCCGGCTGAACAAAAGCGACGGGGAGACGCGCTGA